A region from the Cydia amplana chromosome 7, ilCydAmpl1.1, whole genome shotgun sequence genome encodes:
- the LOC134649791 gene encoding organic cation transporter protein-like: MPKKDVEISGDSEDYLEKTIGAFGAWQAKVCILASLTRFLAMWNMLNIMFLTYDNRFTCVEFDGSQLVNVTPSTCYDNCVQYEFEKGLFVKGFVEEFGLICEKAWLASFTQTVLMFGLLFGVWLFGWISDRFGRSRAIMSSACLVVVLMFGSSFAPGYWTFCALRFLVGVATGGQMIVAIVIVLEVVGARHRELAGSCISLPDGIAEASLVAFAKFSPTWRIYLLSISAVSAFLMLMQMLLPESPRWLMSTGQADKARIIMTKAVAWYLMFLVL, from the exons ATGCCTAAGAAAGATGTCGAAATAAGTGGGGATAGTGAAGACTATCTCGAGAAGACGATTGGTGCTTTTGGTGCGTGGCAGGCCAAAGTATGCATCCTTGCTTCTTTGACGAGATTTCTCGCCATGTGGAACATGTTAAACATAATGTTCCTGACATATGACAACCGCTTCACTTGTGTTGAATTCGACGGGTCTCAATTAGTGAATGTTACCCCTTCAACGTGCTATGATAACTGTGTCCAGTATGAGTTTGAAAAAGGGCTTTTTGTAAAAGGTTTCGTGGAGGAGTTTGGACTGATTTGTGAAAAAGCCTGGTTGGCCAGTTTTACGCAAACTGTACTTATGTTTGGCTTGCTGTTCGGTGTTTGGTTGTTTGGATGGATCTCAGACAG aTTCGGCCGCAGCCGAGCTATAATGTCCTCAGCTTGCCTCGTGGTGGTCCTCATGTTTGGTTCCAGCTTCGCGCCCGGCTACTGGACGTTCTGCGCCCTGCGGTTCCTCGTGGGCGTGGCCACGGGCGGGCAGATGATTGTCGCCATTGTGATAGTTCTGGAGGTGGTTGGCGCTCGACATCGAGAGCTTGCAG GTTCCTGTATTTCCCTGCCCGACGGTATCGCCGAAGCTTCCCTGGTTGCTTTCGCCAAATTCTCTCCTACCTGGAGGATTTACCTGCTGTCCATTAGCGCTGTATCAGCTTTTTTAATGCTCATGCAGATGTTGCTGCCGGAGTCCCCAAGATGGCTGATGTCGACGGGACAAGCTGATAAAGCAAGGATAATTATGACGAAGGCCGTTGCGTGGTACTTAATGTTTCTTGTTTTATAG
- the LOC134649898 gene encoding solute carrier family 22 member 13-like gives MLTESKEKNNTTTTYLDLFKSKKISIRTLAVIFIWVTHGMCFFGINQYCTFLGSNVFLSVIVMGFIQLPACFVATWLNKVYGRKVTMISNLGITGVTMLLLIFTQKDHWAALTLGIIGLWAVNITFNVSYVWVSELFPTPLRNMAYGMGSSGAKVGAMMAPFIANLGPHWMPSLIFSTISFLCVGACYVLPETKGKNLQDDISHTD, from the exons ATGTTAACAGAATCAAAGGAGAAAAATAATACAACGACTACGTATTTAGATTTGTTCAAGTCAAAGAAAATATCGATTAGAACACTAGCAGTAATTTTCATATGGGTCACCCACGGAATGTGCTTCTTTGGCATCAACCAGTACTGTACGTTTTTGGGCTCCAATGTGTTTCTCTCCGTGATAGTTATGGGCTTTATTCAG tTACCCGCCTGCTTCGTCGCAACATGGCTGAACAAAGTTTATGGCAGGAAAGTAACTATGATAAGCAATCTAGGGATTACTGGTGTAACAATGTTACTGCTGATCTTTACTCAAAAGGATCACTGGGCTGCATTAACTTTGGGAATCATCGGACTATGGGCAGTTAATATTACTTTCAACGTCTCCTACGTATGGGTCTCTGAATTGTTCCCTACTCCATTAAGGAACATGGCTTATGGTATGGGGTCTTCGGGAGCTAAGGTCGGAGCTATGATGGCGCCTTTCATAGCAAATCTCGGTCCTCATTGGATGCCATCTTTAATATTCTccacaatatcatttttatgtgtGGGCGCTTGTTATGTTTTGCCAGAAACTAAGGGGAAAAACTTACAAGACGATATTAGTCATACAGATTAA